One window of the Seriola aureovittata isolate HTS-2021-v1 ecotype China chromosome 22, ASM2101889v1, whole genome shotgun sequence genome contains the following:
- the pex26 gene encoding peroxisome assembly protein 26, producing the protein MFNMLDAAAEQMMVHKDFQAALDSCDRGLQSLASMDSEDNRCGELKAGFCILGIQALAELNQWQGVLSWVLQQYEHPEKIPAKIMQMCILLYSKVGESAVMQEAARVWLHSPSNSRVSGFGTVAELYLLHVLVPLGHTEEARELIVGEVGSGAFTEDQRQTALDVVVEKEQQNQEPPLSPGCSPNSEISAHTVSTKGAVIRKLEAMLSFLYRKLRVTGSGSFSLQRIFLAAVLLYMLFVQMDPALPSSFMWISKLLQMLKQMWSSMFAPYSHSLPQSKGL; encoded by the exons ATGTTCAACATGTTGGACGCGGCTGCAGAGCAGATGATGGTCCACAAGGATTTCCAGGCGGCTCTTGACTCCTGCGACAGAGGTCTGCAGAGTCTCGCCAGCATGGACTCAGAGGACAACAG GTGCGGAGAGTTGAAAGCTGGTTTCTGCATCTTAGGGATTCAAGCCCTGGCGGAGCTGAATCAGTGGCAGGGTGTCCTCTCCTGGGTGCTTCAGCAGTACGAGCACCCAGAGAAAATACCAGCAAAAATAATGCAGATGTG CATACTTCTTTACTCTAAGGTGGGTGAGTCAGCTGTGATGCAGGAGGCAGCCAGAGTTTGGTTACACAGCCCGTCCAACAGCAGAGTATCAGGGTTCGGGACCGTCGCAGAGTTGTACCTGCTGCACGTCCTCGTGCCTCTGGGACACACGGAGGAGGCTCGGGAGTTGATCGTTGGCGAGGTTGGAAGCGGCGCCTTCACAGAagaccagagacagacagcgCTGGATGTTGTAGtagaaaaagagcagcagaatcAAGAACCACCTCTAAGTCCTGGTTGCAGCCCAAACTCCGAGATCAGTGCACATACCGTCTCAACTAAAG GTGCTGTAATCCGTAAACTTGAAGCCATGCTCAGTTTTTTATACAGAAAACTGAGGGTAACCGGGTCTGGCTCATTCAGTCTACAGAGGATCTTTCTGGCCGCTGTCCTTCTCTACATGCTCTTTGTCCAAATGGATCCAG CTCTCCCGTCTTCATTCATGTGGATTTCCAAACTTCTTCAGATGCTCAAACAGATGTGGAGTTCCATGTTTGCACCGTACTCCCATTCTCTCCCTCAGAGCAAAGGACTGTAA
- the usp18 gene encoding ubl carboxyl-terminal hydrolase 18 isoform X2 has protein sequence MRGLSNYCLSCCANTLLQTLSATWEVGDVLERWDAAGVREDRGNVPLKLKRVLAAMKSDRPQHVPHEDFLRCLDRNCVRLNVQHDADEVFLSILNLMQQQMDDKALALEIKDLYKISVETHLRCLNCTSVQTHTSYLLSLPLHIKEDHHNSLEDCISSFLAEQELTGINCCFCAQCGTKTRSKQGLKLLSLPRILCVHLKRFRNSRGFTRKLNCRVAFPETFDFSEIVKERFSPDFAQNECTYTLYAVVVHSGSAVCGHYTAYVRDRVNQRWHYADDSHIERASWQDVQRTFGEDSRCTAYMLMYRRGPQEERQQPELSG, from the exons ATGAGAGGCCTCAGCAACTACTGTCTGTCCTGCTGTGCCAACACTTTACTGCAGACTCTCTCTGCTACCTGGGAAGTAGGAGACGTGCTAGAAAG GTGGGATGCAGCTGGTGTGAGAGAGGACCGTGGTAATGTCCCTCTGAAGTTAAAGAGAGTTCTCGCAGCCATGAAGAGCGATCGTCCTCAGCATGTTCCCCATGAAGACTTCCTCCGCTGCCTGGACAGAAACTGTGTTCGAC TTAACGTGCAGCATGACGCCGACGAGGTGTTCCTCTCCATCCTGAACCTCATGCAACAGCAGATGGATGACAAAGCACTG GCTCTTGAAATCAAGGATCTGTACAAGATTTCTGTGGAGACGCACCTGCGGTGTTTAAACTGCACCTCTGTCCAGACTCACACCAGCTACCTGCTCAGTCTTCCTCTACATATAAAGGAAGATCACCACAACTCTCTG GAAGACTGCATATCCTCCTTCTTAGCGGAGCAGGAGCTGACGGGAATAAATTGCTGCTTTTGTGCGCAATGTGGGACCAAGACTCGATCCAAGCAG gGTCTCAAACTGCTCTCCTTGCCTCGTATCTTGTGCGTGCACCTGAAACGTTTTCGAAATAGCCGTGGTTTCACCCGAAAACTTAATTGCAGGGTTGCTTTTCCAGAAACCTTTGACTTCTCTGAGATTGTTAAAGAGAGATTCTCACCAGACTTTGCCCAG AATGAGTGCACGTACACTCTGTATGCAGTGGTAGTGCACTCTGGAAGCGCAGTGTGTGGGCACTATACTGCCTACGTTCGTGACAGGGTGAACCAGCGCTGGCACTATGCAGATGACAGCCACATAGAGCGG GCCTCCTGGCAAGATGTGCAGCGAACATTTGGAGAAGACAGCAG ATGCACAGCATACATGTTAATGTACAGAAGAGGTCCGCAGGAGGAGCGACAACAACCTGAATTATCCGGCTGA
- the hcls1 gene encoding src substrate protein p85-like, translating to MLVPVSPPSDCHSLCEKRLRTLWLKYRPKHGYSCADESKMWKSVVGHNVSMKVAAEGDDWETDPDFENDVSEQEQRWGAKTIEGSGRKEHISVAELRSKVAVEHEQVKQKEHVPKASYGYGGKFGVEKDRMDKVAKGHDYVAQVEQHSSQTDAARGFGGKFGVQKDRVDKSAMGFDYKEQAQQHASQKDYSKGFGGKYGVEKEKVDKAALGYDYKSVTEKHQSQKDYAKGFGGKYGVEREKVDKAALGYDYKGETEKHQSQKDYSKGFGGKFGVEKEKVDKAALGYDYKSETEKHQSQKDYSAGFGGRYGVQADRMDKSAAGFSDMDSPSSAYEKTQPLEASSAGAGKLKARFESMAKASDEENRKKVEEERARRQAREKREREEAKRRQQEESSREEEIRPPPVPDVATKYDLPQPEIHHHRPEVYETPEPEPEPEPEPEAEPEPEPEPEPEPEDEAIYDEPLVLPPHSEDFLEQDAPPLPHRSTEVDVDEGEYEDLAEPLPPPSTDAENDYEDLTCGQKALALYDYEGEADDEISFNPGDEITNIEMIDEGWWKGHCNGRIGLFPAAYVQLM from the exons ATGCTCGTTCCTGTGTCGCCCCCATCAGACTGTCACAGCCTGTGTGAAAAAAGACTGAGGACTTTGTGGTTGAAATATCGACCTAAACACGGATATTCCTGCGCTGACGAATCAAAG ATGTGGAAGTCAGTCGTGGGCCACAATGTGAGCATGAAGGTGGCTGCAGAGGGGGACGACTGGGAGACGGACCCTGACTTTGAG AATGATGTGTCAGAGCAGGAGCAGCGGTGGGGAGCCAAGACCATCGAGGGCTCGGGACGTAAAGAACACATCAG TGTTGCAGAGCTCAGAAGCAAGGTGGCTGTGGAGCATGAGCAGGTGAAGCAGAAAGAGCACGTTCCCAAAGCATCCTATGGATACGGAGGGAAGTTTGGAGTGGAGAAGGACCGAATGGACAAG GTGGCTAAGGGTCACGACTATGTGGCACAGGTTGAGCAGCACTCTTCCCAGACAGATGCGGCACGAGGTTTTGGCGGGAAATTTGGTGTTCAGAAAGACCGTGTTGATAAG TCTGCCATGGGCTTTGATTACAAAGAGCAAGCGCAGCAACATGCATCTCAGAAAG ATTACTCCAAGGGATTTGGAGGAAAATACGGAGTGGAGAAGGAAAAAGTCGACAAGGCTGCTTTGGGGTACGACTATAAAAGCGTGACAGAGAAGCACCAGTCACAAAAAG ACTACGCGAAGGGATTTGGAGGAAAGTACGgggtggagagggagaaagtggaCAAAGCTGCTTTGGGATACGACTATAAAGGAGAAACTGAGAAGCATCAGTCACAGAAAG ATTATTCAAAGGGATTTGGAGGGAAGTTTGGCGTTGAGAAGGAGAAAGTAGATAAAGCAGCGCTGGGCTATGATTATAAGAGTGAGACGGAGAAACATCAGTCTCAAAAAG ATTATTCAGCAGGTTTTGGTGGTCGCTATGGAGTACAGGCAGATCGCATGGATAAG AGCGCAGCCGGCTTCTCAGATATGGACTCCCCTTCCTCTGCTTATGAAAAGACACAACCATTGGAGGCCT CAAGTGCAGGTGCAGGAAAACTGAAAGCACGATTTGAGAGCATGGCCAAGGCTTCAGACGAAGAGAACAGGAAGAaagtagaagaagagagagcgaggagacaggccagagagaagagagagcgagaggaagcCAAACGCAGACAGCAG gaagagagcagcagagaggaggaaattcGTCCACCACCTGTTCCAGATGTGGCTACAAAGTATGACCTGCCACAACCAGAAATACACCACCATAGGCCAGAGGTATATGAAACACCAGAACCAGAACCCGAACCCGAACCAGAACCAGAAGCAGagccagaaccagaaccagagccagAACCAGAGCCAGAG GATGAAGCGATATACGACGAGCCCCTGGTCTTGCCTCCACACTCAGAGGATTTCCTTGAACAGGACGCCCCGCCACTACCTCACAGGTCAACTGAGGTGGACGTGGATGAAGGGGAGTACGAGGACCTTGCTGaaccacttcctcctccatccacaG atgCGGAAAACGATTACGAAGACCTGACATGTGGCCAGAAGGCTTTAGCACTTTACGACTATGAGGGAG AGGCGGATGATGAGATTTCCTTCAACCCAGGTGATGAGATCACCAACATAGAAATGATCGATGAAGGCTGGTGGAAGGGACACTGTAACGGACGCATCGGTCTGTTCCCGGCTGCTTACGTTCAGCTGATGTAG
- the usp18 gene encoding ubl carboxyl-terminal hydrolase 18 isoform X1 yields MTDTRICGFICSLFRRELHHEMRGLSNYCLSCCANTLLQTLSATWEVGDVLERWDAAGVREDRGNVPLKLKRVLAAMKSDRPQHVPHEDFLRCLDRNCVRLNVQHDADEVFLSILNLMQQQMDDKALALEIKDLYKISVETHLRCLNCTSVQTHTSYLLSLPLHIKEDHHNSLEDCISSFLAEQELTGINCCFCAQCGTKTRSKQGLKLLSLPRILCVHLKRFRNSRGFTRKLNCRVAFPETFDFSEIVKERFSPDFAQNECTYTLYAVVVHSGSAVCGHYTAYVRDRVNQRWHYADDSHIERASWQDVQRTFGEDSRCTAYMLMYRRGPQEERQQPELSG; encoded by the exons ATGACTGATACAAGGATCTGTGGGTTTATCTGCTCATTGTTCAGGAGGGAGCTCCACCACG AAATGAGAGGCCTCAGCAACTACTGTCTGTCCTGCTGTGCCAACACTTTACTGCAGACTCTCTCTGCTACCTGGGAAGTAGGAGACGTGCTAGAAAG GTGGGATGCAGCTGGTGTGAGAGAGGACCGTGGTAATGTCCCTCTGAAGTTAAAGAGAGTTCTCGCAGCCATGAAGAGCGATCGTCCTCAGCATGTTCCCCATGAAGACTTCCTCCGCTGCCTGGACAGAAACTGTGTTCGAC TTAACGTGCAGCATGACGCCGACGAGGTGTTCCTCTCCATCCTGAACCTCATGCAACAGCAGATGGATGACAAAGCACTG GCTCTTGAAATCAAGGATCTGTACAAGATTTCTGTGGAGACGCACCTGCGGTGTTTAAACTGCACCTCTGTCCAGACTCACACCAGCTACCTGCTCAGTCTTCCTCTACATATAAAGGAAGATCACCACAACTCTCTG GAAGACTGCATATCCTCCTTCTTAGCGGAGCAGGAGCTGACGGGAATAAATTGCTGCTTTTGTGCGCAATGTGGGACCAAGACTCGATCCAAGCAG gGTCTCAAACTGCTCTCCTTGCCTCGTATCTTGTGCGTGCACCTGAAACGTTTTCGAAATAGCCGTGGTTTCACCCGAAAACTTAATTGCAGGGTTGCTTTTCCAGAAACCTTTGACTTCTCTGAGATTGTTAAAGAGAGATTCTCACCAGACTTTGCCCAG AATGAGTGCACGTACACTCTGTATGCAGTGGTAGTGCACTCTGGAAGCGCAGTGTGTGGGCACTATACTGCCTACGTTCGTGACAGGGTGAACCAGCGCTGGCACTATGCAGATGACAGCCACATAGAGCGG GCCTCCTGGCAAGATGTGCAGCGAACATTTGGAGAAGACAGCAG ATGCACAGCATACATGTTAATGTACAGAAGAGGTCCGCAGGAGGAGCGACAACAACCTGAATTATCCGGCTGA
- the llph gene encoding protein LLP homolog — MAKSLRSKWKRKMRAEKRKKNAPKELARLKQALNLDKKGEAAMTDVQEIATVVPADKIKKTDVDMAEAEGDDGKMDMDSKRNKATLLDENGQYPAWMSQRQAKKLKGKRMAKKGGKGKKKGIAW; from the exons atggcaaaaagccTACGGAGCAAATGGAAGCGGAAGATGCGcgcagagaagaggaagaaaaatgctCCTAAGGAGCTGGCTCGTCTGAAACAGGCTCTGAATCTGGACAAGAAAGGAGAAGCTGCCATGACTGATGTGCAGGAAATCGCCACTGTGGTGCCAGCTGACAAGATCAAGAAGACGGATGTTGACATGGCAGAGGCAGAGGGTGACG ATGGGAAGATGGACATGGATAGCAAGCGCAACAAGGCAACACTGTTGGATGAAAATGGACAGTACCCTGCGTGGATGAGCCAGCGGCAAGCCAAGAAACTGAAAGGCAAACGGATGGCGAAGAAAGGCGGCAAGGGCAAGAAGAAGGGTATCGCCTGGTGA